Genomic DNA from Candidatus Izemoplasmatales bacterium:
TGCTCGACCAGGTCCTCGACCTTCTCCTCGAGCGAGATCGAGAGGATGTCGATCAGCTCGCGCTTGTCCTGTTCGTTGAAATAGTCCTTGAGGAGCTTCGATACGAACTTCTTGATCCTGTTCATCGGATGTCGTCCCCCATGATCGCGCGCATGATGTCCTGGAGGACCTTCCATTCGGCGATGGTTTCGCGGAAGTACGCCTTCCCGAGCGGCGTGATCCTGTAGTAGCGGCGCTGGCCGCCGTGCGATTTCTCCCCGGTGTAGGAGGAAATCAGTTCGCGCGCTTCGAGACGCTGCACGACCGAGTAGAGGGTCGCTTCCCTGATGTCGAACTTGTTCGCGGTGCGCGTCTTGATCTCGCCGGCGAGTTCATAGCCGTACATGTCGCGCTCCA
This window encodes:
- a CDS encoding PadR family transcriptional regulator — encoded protein: MISSDIIRGHIDTIILKLLLERDMYGYELAGEIKTRTANKFDIREATLYSVVQRLEARELISSYTGEKSHGGQRRYYRITPLGKAYFRETIAEWKVLQDIMRAIMGDDIR